Proteins from a genomic interval of Maylandia zebra isolate NMK-2024a linkage group LG15, Mzebra_GT3a, whole genome shotgun sequence:
- the alkal2a gene encoding aLK and LTK ligand 2a, producing MSELRRHFIIGLVLLMCTLTDHCGESAPSTVPTGDASAGMDEQQDLRRMVEIVKQVEGSRGRHSAKTEAPAISRETSSPMEQKDFRDLKAFRGNQAVVIFPRDLRKKEKFIKYLTGPLSFSPKCRKSVYKLYHHTRDCTIPAYFKRCARLLTRLAGSPQCTEG from the exons ATGAGCGAACTACGCAGGCATTTCATTATAGGACTGGTGTTACTGATGTGCACGCTCACCGACCACTGCGGCGAGAGCGCGCCCTCCACGGTCCCAACAGGGGACGCATCGGCCGGCATGGACGAGCAGCAGGACTTGAGGCGGATGGTGGAGATCGTGAAGCAGGTGGAGGGGAGTCGGGGACGCCACAGTGCCAAAACAGAAGCGCCGGCAATTTCACGGGAGACGAGCTCTCCGATGGAGCAGAAGGATTTTCGGGACCTCAAAGCATTCAGAGGGAATCAGGCTGTCG TCATATTTCCCAGAGATCTAAGAAAGAAGGAGAAGTTCATAAAATACTTAACAG GTCCGCTCTCCTTCAGCCCCAAGTGCAGGAAGTCGGTGTATAAACTCTACCACCACACGAGAGACTGCACGATACCTGCAT ACTTCAAAAGATGTGCACGGCTTCTGACACGGCTAGCAGGCAGCCCACAGTGCACGGAGGGGTAG